From a single Streptomyces liliifuscus genomic region:
- a CDS encoding enoyl-CoA hydratase-related protein yields the protein MRVTVEVDGDGVARVEMCRGAGNAIDLAMAGALLEAARECERAGARAVLLTGQGRSFCVGGDLREFAALSGERLVAHLTEVTDALHGALRILAGLDAPLVTAVQGSVAGAGLGLAAAADLCFAASDAGFTAAYTGIGYSPDAGVSWSLPRLVGPRRAMDLLLTNRRIPAAEALEMGLVSRVVAPELLYEEAAEAAGALARGATGAYGATRRLVAGALSAGFGEHLDAEARQLAAAAVSAEGREGVAAFLAKRRPDFTHAPVP from the coding sequence ATGAGGGTGACGGTCGAGGTCGACGGTGACGGAGTGGCGCGCGTCGAGATGTGCCGCGGGGCCGGCAACGCGATCGACCTGGCGATGGCCGGGGCGCTGCTGGAGGCCGCGCGGGAGTGCGAGCGGGCGGGAGCACGGGCCGTGCTGCTCACCGGACAGGGCCGGTCCTTCTGCGTCGGAGGCGACCTGAGGGAGTTCGCGGCCCTCTCCGGTGAACGGCTGGTCGCGCACCTCACCGAGGTCACCGACGCGCTGCACGGAGCGCTGCGGATCCTCGCCGGCCTTGACGCACCCCTGGTGACGGCCGTGCAAGGGAGCGTGGCGGGGGCCGGGCTGGGGCTCGCCGCGGCGGCCGACCTGTGCTTCGCGGCCTCGGACGCCGGCTTCACGGCCGCGTACACCGGCATCGGGTACTCGCCGGACGCCGGGGTCAGCTGGTCGCTGCCCCGCCTAGTCGGACCGAGGCGGGCGATGGACCTGCTGCTGACCAACCGCCGGATCCCGGCCGCCGAGGCCCTGGAGATGGGCCTGGTGAGCAGAGTCGTCGCGCCGGAGCTGCTGTACGAGGAGGCCGCCGAGGCCGCGGGCGCGCTGGCACGCGGGGCCACGGGGGCGTACGGGGCGACGCGGCGGCTGGTCGCCGGGGCGCTGTCGGCGGGGTTCGGCGAACACCTCGACGCGGAGGCCCGCCAACTGGCCGCCGCCGCGGTCTCCGCCGAGGGGCGCGAAGGCGTGGCCGCTTTCCTCGCCAAGCGCCGGCCCGACTTCACGCACGCCCCGGTCCCGTGA
- a CDS encoding acyl-CoA dehydrogenase family protein produces MDFGLSPRTDELRSRMAAFMDEYVLPAEPVYDRQLAQADNPHELPPVMRELKEKARAEGLWNLFLAHGDWGAGLTNLEYAPLAELAGRSVIGPEVFNCSAPDTGNMELLALFGTEEQQDRWLRPLLAAEIRSCFAMTEPEVASSDARNIRTRITRDGDEYVVNGHKWYTSGILDPDCRLIILMGVTDPDAPTYRQQSMLLIPRDTPGITVLRDLPMFGYTDRCGHGDVLFEDVRVPVSGLLGGEGEGFALAQGRLGPGRMHYAMRAVGFAERALELMCRRTLTRTAFGGALAEQGVVREWIARSRIEIEQLRLLVLKSAWLMDTSGNAAARTEVAAIKVAALEVAHRVVDRAVQAHGAAGVSDDTVLARLFAITRALKIADGPDEVHLRTVARRELTKYREESA; encoded by the coding sequence ATGGATTTCGGACTCTCCCCGAGGACCGACGAACTCCGCTCGCGCATGGCCGCGTTCATGGACGAGTACGTCCTTCCCGCCGAGCCCGTGTACGACAGGCAGCTGGCCCAGGCGGACAATCCGCATGAACTGCCGCCGGTCATGCGCGAGTTGAAGGAGAAGGCGCGCGCCGAGGGGCTGTGGAACCTCTTCCTCGCGCACGGAGACTGGGGCGCGGGCCTGACGAACCTCGAGTACGCGCCGCTCGCCGAGCTGGCCGGGCGGTCGGTCATCGGCCCCGAGGTGTTCAACTGCTCGGCCCCGGACACCGGCAACATGGAACTGCTCGCCCTGTTCGGCACGGAGGAGCAACAGGACCGCTGGCTGCGGCCGTTGCTCGCGGCCGAGATCCGGTCGTGCTTCGCGATGACCGAGCCGGAGGTCGCCAGCTCCGACGCACGCAACATCCGCACCCGGATCACCCGCGACGGCGACGAGTACGTCGTCAACGGCCACAAGTGGTACACCTCCGGGATCCTCGATCCGGACTGCCGGCTGATCATCCTCATGGGTGTGACCGACCCGGACGCGCCCACGTACCGGCAGCAGAGCATGCTGCTGATCCCGCGCGACACCCCCGGCATCACCGTCCTGCGCGATCTGCCGATGTTCGGCTACACCGACCGCTGCGGCCACGGCGATGTCCTCTTCGAGGACGTACGGGTGCCGGTGTCGGGCCTGTTGGGCGGTGAGGGTGAGGGATTCGCCCTGGCCCAGGGGAGGTTGGGGCCCGGGCGCATGCACTACGCCATGCGCGCCGTCGGATTCGCCGAGCGGGCGCTGGAGTTGATGTGCCGCCGGACCCTGACCCGTACGGCCTTCGGTGGCGCTCTCGCCGAACAGGGTGTCGTCCGCGAGTGGATCGCCCGCAGCCGGATCGAGATCGAGCAACTGCGGCTGCTGGTCCTCAAGTCCGCCTGGCTCATGGACACGTCCGGCAACGCGGCCGCCCGTACCGAGGTCGCCGCCATCAAGGTGGCCGCGCTGGAGGTCGCCCATCGGGTGGTCGACCGGGCGGTCCAGGCGCACGGGGCAGCGGGGGTCAGCGACGACACCGTACTGGCGCGGTTGTTCGCCATCACCCGGGCGCTGAAGATCGCCGACGGGCCCGACGAGGTGCATCTGCGGACCGTGGCACGCCGTGAACTGACCAAGTACCGCGAGGAGTCGGCATGA
- a CDS encoding SDR family oxidoreductase codes for MSGHALDGRVAVITGGSRGIGLGIAKAYREAGAHVVIAARKPDGLAVAREELLRVKGDGEVHEVVANAGEPDDAERCAEETMARFGRLDILVNNAATNPYMGDLLDLDLPRAEKTVRVNQYGMIAWTRCAWRAWMAEHGGAVVNIASVGGLIVDPHIGWYNATKAAMLHMTRQLAYELGPRARVNAIAPGLIKTELARAVWEPREPILTAKLPLRRLGTVEDVANAAVFLASEASAWMTGQTLVLDGGATVLPIGVDA; via the coding sequence ATGAGCGGACACGCGCTGGACGGCCGCGTCGCCGTGATCACCGGTGGTTCCCGGGGCATCGGCCTGGGCATCGCCAAGGCGTACCGGGAGGCGGGGGCCCATGTGGTGATCGCCGCCCGCAAACCGGACGGACTCGCCGTCGCACGCGAGGAGTTGCTCCGGGTCAAGGGCGACGGCGAGGTGCACGAGGTGGTCGCCAACGCCGGGGAACCGGACGACGCCGAGCGCTGTGCCGAGGAGACCATGGCACGGTTCGGCCGCCTCGACATCCTGGTCAACAACGCGGCCACCAACCCGTACATGGGCGATCTGCTCGACCTCGACCTGCCGCGCGCGGAGAAGACCGTACGGGTCAATCAGTACGGCATGATCGCCTGGACCCGGTGCGCCTGGCGGGCGTGGATGGCGGAGCACGGGGGAGCGGTGGTCAATATCGCCTCCGTCGGCGGGCTGATCGTCGATCCGCACATCGGCTGGTACAACGCCACCAAGGCGGCGATGCTCCACATGACCCGACAGCTGGCGTACGAACTCGGGCCGCGGGCGCGGGTGAACGCGATCGCGCCCGGTCTGATCAAGACCGAGCTGGCGAGGGCCGTCTGGGAACCGAGGGAGCCGATCCTCACCGCGAAACTGCCGCTGCGCAGGCTGGGAACGGTGGAGGACGTGGCGAACGCCGCGGTCTTCCTCGCCTCCGAGGCGTCGGCGTGGATGACCGGCCAGACCCTCGTCCTGGACGGCGGGGCGACCGTACTGCCGATCGGGGTGGACGCATGA
- a CDS encoding phosphotransferase family protein: protein MSTTTDVTALAGRVRERLAARHPGVPFAELRTLPGGHSGLTYSMAAGPDSYVVKAVPPGQKPVGRNDVLRQAQVLRALAGSPVPVPEVFAVDEREPAWFAMEFVDGEAVEPVLDEHRLDPGLCRTRMLALAGVLRELHGTKTGITSELLDPAGELERWGRTMRAVPENLRPGAEELLSRLASMVPDGMPPTLTHGDFRLGNVLCRGERPAAVVDWEIWGLGDPRIDLGWFLLFADHRNFPRLGRPVPGLPTEEELLAAYTDGRTELPDLAWFRALARTKMAAIMGHNLRRHREGKHHDPDQERLPPTIAAMIRTALDILAQRS, encoded by the coding sequence TTGAGTACCACGACCGACGTGACGGCACTCGCCGGACGGGTGCGCGAGCGGCTCGCCGCCCGACATCCGGGCGTGCCCTTCGCGGAGTTGCGCACCCTGCCGGGCGGCCACTCGGGGCTCACGTACTCGATGGCGGCGGGACCGGACTCGTACGTCGTGAAGGCGGTGCCGCCCGGGCAGAAGCCTGTCGGTCGCAACGACGTGCTCCGCCAGGCCCAGGTGCTGCGCGCTCTCGCCGGATCGCCGGTCCCCGTGCCCGAGGTGTTCGCCGTCGACGAGCGGGAACCGGCCTGGTTCGCCATGGAGTTCGTGGACGGCGAGGCGGTCGAGCCGGTCCTGGACGAGCACCGGCTCGACCCGGGCCTGTGCCGGACACGGATGCTGGCCCTGGCCGGCGTGCTGAGGGAACTGCACGGTACGAAGACCGGGATCACCTCGGAACTCCTCGATCCGGCAGGTGAGTTGGAGCGATGGGGACGCACCATGCGGGCCGTGCCGGAGAACCTCCGGCCAGGTGCCGAGGAGTTGCTGAGCCGCCTCGCCTCCATGGTCCCGGACGGCATGCCACCCACTCTGACCCACGGCGACTTCCGGCTCGGCAACGTCCTGTGCCGGGGCGAGCGGCCCGCGGCCGTCGTCGACTGGGAGATCTGGGGCCTCGGGGACCCTCGCATCGACCTCGGCTGGTTCCTGCTCTTCGCCGACCACCGGAACTTCCCCCGCCTGGGCCGACCGGTCCCGGGCCTGCCCACCGAGGAGGAGCTGCTCGCCGCCTATACGGACGGCCGCACCGAACTCCCCGACCTCGCCTGGTTCCGTGCCCTGGCCCGCACCAAGATGGCCGCGATCATGGGCCACAACCTGCGCAGACACCGCGAGGGCAAGCACCACGACCCCGACCAGGAGCGGCTGCCGCCGACCATCGCGGCGATGATCCGCACGGCGCTCGACATCCTCGCGCAACGGTCTTGA
- a CDS encoding SDR family NAD(P)-dependent oxidoreductase: MTTAFPTNRDTDLFSLHGRTAVVTGASSGLGARFATVLAAAGATVFAAARRPDRLKELADDDPRIHPVVCDVSREADRVRLAETVLAAGGRFDILVNNAGAPGAVRAEDESADDFADVLAVNLVAAFHLARLLAEAPSSGRTRSIVNVSSVLGLVSGAPMGGAAYAASKAGLVGLTRELAGQWGQSGIRVNALAPGWFRTEMTHELFADERSRRWVERGTMLGRGGEQGELDGALLYLASDASSYCTGQVLTVDGGWTAR, translated from the coding sequence ATGACGACGGCCTTCCCGACCAACCGGGACACGGACCTGTTCTCGCTGCACGGCCGGACAGCCGTCGTCACCGGGGCCTCCTCGGGACTCGGGGCGCGGTTCGCGACCGTCCTGGCCGCCGCCGGTGCCACGGTGTTCGCCGCGGCCCGCAGACCCGACCGGCTGAAGGAACTGGCCGACGACGATCCGCGTATCCACCCCGTCGTCTGTGACGTCTCCCGGGAGGCGGACCGTGTGCGACTGGCCGAGACCGTGCTCGCGGCCGGCGGACGCTTCGACATCCTCGTCAACAACGCGGGGGCGCCCGGAGCGGTACGGGCCGAGGACGAGAGCGCCGACGACTTCGCGGACGTACTGGCCGTGAACCTCGTGGCCGCCTTCCATCTCGCCCGGCTGCTGGCGGAGGCGCCCTCCTCCGGTCGTACGCGATCCATCGTGAACGTCTCGTCCGTCCTCGGGCTGGTCTCCGGTGCGCCGATGGGCGGTGCCGCCTACGCCGCCTCGAAGGCCGGACTCGTCGGGCTGACCCGTGAACTGGCCGGTCAGTGGGGGCAGTCGGGGATTCGCGTCAACGCCCTGGCCCCCGGCTGGTTCCGCACCGAGATGACCCACGAGTTGTTCGCGGACGAGCGGTCCCGGCGCTGGGTCGAGCGCGGCACGATGCTCGGCCGGGGCGGTGAACAGGGCGAACTGGACGGGGCGTTGCTCTATCTGGCCTCGGACGCGTCCTCGTACTGCACCGGGCAGGTGCTCACCGTTGACGGCGGATGGACGGCGCGATGA